Proteins found in one Bacillota bacterium genomic segment:
- a CDS encoding CpaF family protein, giving the protein MGLLEKIQHINSPEQDSNAVRTAPVLDTYAPLEQKLHDLIIDKLGSESAGGAASEVVKSTIDELIETEGASIPRTERTRISTALYNDIMGCGPIEDLLNDPSVTEIMVNGPSQVYIEKNGKLQLSGVTFRDETQLMNVIDRIVSAIGRHIDEASPMVDARLADGSRVNVIIPPLSLVGPVITIRKFSKKPITAQNLIDFGSLTPKMMAFLDACVKGHLNIIVSGGTGSGKTTLLNVLSSFIQADERIVTVEDAAELQLHQSHIITLESRPPNLEGKGQITIRDLVRNCLRMRPDRIIVGEVRSGEALDMLQAMNTGHDGSMTTTHANSPRDTIARIETMVMMAGIELPLKAVRDQIASAVDVIVQQSRLRDGTRKITNITEVTGMEGDVVSMQDIFVYETDGQLDSLGRFRGHFKSTGVRPICVEKIRSSGIPIYDDWFHDN; this is encoded by the coding sequence ATGGGACTGCTTGAAAAAATTCAGCATATTAATTCACCTGAACAGGATAGTAATGCTGTACGAACTGCACCTGTTTTGGATACATATGCTCCGCTTGAGCAAAAACTGCACGACCTTATAATTGACAAACTTGGCTCAGAGTCTGCAGGCGGAGCTGCCTCAGAAGTCGTCAAATCGACTATTGATGAACTGATTGAAACCGAAGGCGCATCAATCCCAAGAACCGAGCGTACACGCATTTCAACGGCATTATACAACGATATAATGGGATGCGGACCAATTGAAGATCTTTTAAACGATCCATCAGTAACTGAAATTATGGTTAACGGTCCCTCTCAAGTTTACATTGAAAAAAACGGGAAGCTGCAGCTGTCTGGAGTAACATTCAGAGATGAAACCCAGTTAATGAATGTTATAGACCGAATAGTATCAGCTATCGGCCGGCATATTGATGAAGCAAGTCCTATGGTTGATGCAAGGCTTGCTGACGGCTCGCGTGTCAATGTTATAATCCCTCCCCTATCTCTTGTTGGTCCTGTGATTACAATAAGAAAATTTTCAAAAAAACCTATTACCGCTCAAAACCTTATTGATTTTGGATCACTGACTCCAAAAATGATGGCATTTTTAGATGCCTGCGTTAAGGGGCATCTGAATATAATCGTTTCCGGAGGTACAGGAAGCGGCAAAACCACGCTTTTAAATGTATTATCATCTTTTATTCAGGCTGACGAGCGAATCGTTACTGTTGAAGATGCCGCTGAGCTTCAGCTTCATCAGTCACATATTATAACTCTTGAAAGTCGCCCTCCTAATCTTGAAGGAAAGGGGCAGATCACCATAAGAGATCTTGTCAGAAACTGTCTTAGAATGCGCCCAGACCGAATTATTGTGGGCGAAGTTCGTTCAGGAGAAGCGCTAGACATGCTTCAGGCGATGAATACAGGGCATGACGGTTCAATGACTACAACCCATGCAAATTCACCCCGCGATACCATAGCACGAATTGAAACTATGGTTATGATGGCAGGAATCGAATTGCCGCTTAAAGCCGTCCGCGATCAGATTGCATCAGCTGTCGACGTAATAGTCCAACAGTCAAGACTTCGCGATGGTACAAGAAAAATAACAAATATTACAGAAGTGACCGGCATGGAAGGTGACGTTGTATCCATGCAGGATATTTTTGTTTATGAAACCGATGGGCAGCTTGACAGTCTCGGCAGATTTCGCGGGCATTTCAAAAGCACCGGAGTAAGACCCATCTGTGTTGAAAAAATACGTTCAAGCGGTATTCCGATATATGATGACTGGTTTCATGATAATTAA